From Carassius auratus strain Wakin chromosome 1, ASM336829v1, whole genome shotgun sequence, the proteins below share one genomic window:
- the LOC113109605 gene encoding spermine oxidase-like — MQSCEISSDSTDDPLSSALHRKRQPRIVVIGAGLAGLVTTKTLLDSGFTNVTVLEASDRIGGRVQSIQHGKTTLELGATWIHGANGNPIYHLAEDNGLLEHTTEEERSVGRISLYTKNGVAHYQTNNGKRIPKDLVEEFSDLYNEVYELTQEFFQNGKPVGAESQNSVGIFTRDVVRKKIMLDPYDSESTKKLKLSMLQQYLKVESCESSSPSMDEVSLSEFGEWTEIPGAHHVIPAGFIKIVEILAQDIPSRVLRFSKPVRRIHWNCSSHDTEEIVDQVDHNQDQRPSHSPVCVECEDGECLLADHVIVTASLGVLKKAHETLFSPGLPLDKVQAIQKLGISTTDKIFLEFEEPFWSPECNSIQFVWEDEAQLESQAYPEELWYRKICSFDVLYPPERYGHMLSGWICGEEALRMERCDDETVAEKCTELLRQFTGNQNIPKPRRILRSSWGSNPYIRGSYSFTRVGSSGRDVEKLAEPLPYIKNTKAPPLQVLFAGEATHRKYYSTTHGALLSGQREANRLIELYQCSFGEETTKPNI; from the exons ATGCAAAGTTGTGAAATATCTTCAGACAGCACTGATGATCCTCTTAGTAGTGCCTTACACAGAAAACGACAACCACGAATAGTAGTAATTGGTGCGGGCTTGGCCGGCCTTGTCACCACCAAAACCCTCTTGGACAGCGGCTTCACCAATGTCACGGTGCTAGAAGCCTCAGACCGTATCGGAGGCAGAGTGCAAAGCATTCAGCACG GTAAAACCACTTTGGAACTTGGAGCAACCTGGATTCATGGGGCAAATGGGAACCCCATCTACCACCTGGCTGAGGACAATGGGCTGCTGGAACACACCACAGAGGAGGAGAGGAGTGTGGGCCGCATCAGCCTCTACACCAAGAATGGTGTGGCCCACTACCAGACCAACAATGGCAAGCGGATCCCAAAGGATCTGGTGGAGGAGTTCAGTGATCTGTACAATGAG GTGTACGAGCTGACTCAGGAGTTCTTCCAGAATGGAAAGCCTGTGGGAGCCGAGAGTCAAAACAGCGTGGGGATCTTCACTCGGGATGTTGTGCGCAAGAAGATCATGCTTGATCCCTATGACTCAGAAAGCACCAAGAAACTCAAGTTATCTATGCTACAACAGTACCTCAAG GTGGAGAGCTGTGAAAGCAGTTCCCCCAGCATGGATGAAGTGTCTTTAAGTGAGTTTGGCGAGTGGACCGAGATTCCCGGCGCTCACCATGTCATTCCTGCTGGTTTCATTAAAATCGTTGAGATCCTGGCTCAGGACATCCCGAGTCGCGTGCTCCGCTTCAGCAAGCCTGTCCGCCGCATCCACTGGAACTGCAGCTCCCATGATACAGAGGAAATTGTAGACCAGGTCGACCATAACCAGGACCAACGGCCCAGCCATTCTCCGGTCTGCGTGGAGTGCGAAGACGGCGAGTGTCTGCTGGCAGACCATGTGATCGTAACAGCCTCTCTTGGGGTTCTGAAGAAAGCTCATGAGACTCTCTTCTCCCCGGGACTGCCATTAGACAAGGTGCAGGCCATCCAGAAACTGGGCATTAGTACTACCGACAAGATCTTTCTGGAGTTTGAGGAGCCCTTCTGGAGCCCCGAGTGCAACAGCATTCAGTTTGTGTGGGAGGACGAGGCACAACTGGAGAGCCAGGCATACCCAGAAGAGCTTTGGTACAGAAAGATCTGCAGCTTTGATGTGCTCTATCCACCTGAACGCTATGGCCACATGCTGAGTGGTTGGATCTGCGGAGAAGAGGCCCTGCGCATGGAAAGGTGTGACGATGAGACTGTGGCGGAGAAATGCACTGAACTACTGCGTCAGTTTACAG GGAACCAGAATATTCCGAAACCAAGGCGGATCCTGCGCTCCTCATGGGGCAGTAATCCTTATATCCGGGGTTCTTACTCTTTTACTCGAGTTGGCTCCAGTGGCAGAGATGTGGAGAAGCTAGCTGAGCCCCTGCCTTATATTAAGAACACTAAGGCTCCG CCACTACAGGTGTTGTTTGCTGGGGAAGCCACCCATAGAAAATACTATTCCACTACCCATGGTGCTTTGTTGTCAGGGCAGAGGGAGGCCAACCGCTTAATCGAGCTGTACCAGTGCTCCTTCGGTGAAGAAACCACAAAgcctaacatttaa